The following nucleotide sequence is from Thermus thermamylovorans.
AACCCCCGCTTGCCCTTCAGGCGCCCGAGCAGGGCTTCCAGGGGTACGCGGCGCCGGGGGCGGAGGAAGGCCCCCCCTTCCCGGAGCTCAAAGACCACCTCTTCTCCGGGGCGGAGTCCAAGGGCCTCCCGGATCGCCTTGGGGAGGGTGATCTGCCCTTTACTGCTTACCCTGGACTTTACCATTCCCTTCTCACTTTACCACAGGCCCCATTCCGGCGCCCCAGAGCCGCGTTTGCCGGCGAGACCTAGCCTGCCTTCACCGCCACCCCCTTCCCACCCAGG
It contains:
- a CDS encoding AbrB/MazE/SpoVT family DNA-binding domain-containing protein: MVKSRVSSKGQITLPKAIREALGLRPGEEVVFELREGGAFLRPRRRVPLEALLGRLKGKRGFPGEEAERRAREEAWGEGA